A window of Mucilaginibacter robiniae genomic DNA:
CGTTATTCATCAGGCGCGTTCGCAAAAGGCGCTGGTTACCATTAATGATATCAAGTTAAAAGAAGGCGATCAAGTCAGGACTATTAACCTGAAAGCCAGCTTGCTGATGGAAAAGGCTTTGGAAGGGTTGTTGCTGATTGTGTTTGAAGATAAAGGCTTGTTTAAAAAGCCAACCCGACAGCCAACCAAAGGCGAAGCAGGCCATGATAAGGCCATTGAAGAGCTGGAAAAAGAGCTGGTGTACACTAAAGAGCAGCTGAGTAACACCATTGAACAAATGGAAACTTCATTGGAAGAGCTTAAATCAACCAACGAAGAACTGCAAAGCACCAATGAGGAACTGCAAAGCACCAATGAGGAACTGCAAAGCACCAACGAGGAATCATTAACTACCAAGGAGGAAATGCAATCATTGAATGAGGAGCTCATGACCATTAACGTGCAGTACCAAGCCAAAGCAGAAGAGCTGGCCATGCTGAACAATGACATGAAAAACCTGCTCGATTCTACCGAAATCGGCACTATATTTTTAAACAACAATATGGAGGTGTTGCGCTATACACCACCTATACGCAAGCTGTTCAGTATTATACCGAGTGATGTTGGCCGGCCTTTATCGCACATTGTATCGGCGTTTGATTATCGGCTGATTGAGGAAAACGTAAAAGAAGTGATAGAGCGGCTGGCTATTAAAGAGGTTGAGTTAAAAACTCAAAATAACGATTGGTACAACGTACGTATTCTGCCTTACCGAACGCTCGATAATTTTATATCGGGCGCGGTACTTACGTTTACGCTTATTACCAATTACAAGCAAATGGAATACAGGCTTAACGCTCTGCAAAACTACTCGGCCGATATTATTAATGTATTGCAGGAACCGGCTTTACAGTTAGATAAAGATTTGCAGGTAGTAAATGTAAACCAACGGTTTATGTCGGTGTTTAAAGTAAAAGAGCGCGAAATTAAAGGCTATTTATTTGACCGCTTTGTGCATGAACACTGGAAAACCATCGAGCTGGATAAACTACTGCAGCAATGCCGAAATGCCGAAACCAGCACAACTACCTCTTTTAAAGTAGAGTACTTGCCTGGTGAAAATTTTGAGCTTACGGCTCGACCATTTATAAATGAAAATGTTAATGAACCGCTCTTGCTTTTGATACTGATTATTATTCATGAACTATAAATTGTTCAGCAGTGGAAAGTGAACATAAAAACGACGGACAAACAGCTTTTAACAAGTTGAGGACTAAAGCCGAACTGGTGCTTAATTCAGGCAACTTTGAGGATATTGGCTTAGAAGGGAAAGATATTAAGCTGCTTTTTCAGGAGTTGCAGGTACACCAGATTGAGTTGGAAATGCAGAATGATGAAATGCGCATTGCCAACGAAAACCTCGAGTTAGAGCAAATGAAACTTATCGGCATGTATGATTTGGCGCCGGTAGGTTACTTCGTTCTGGACCGTAGCGGCATTATTGAAGAGGTGAATAATGCGGGTATGGCATTGTTAAATACTCAGGGTAAAGGCACTTTAAAAGGTAAAAGGTTGCAAAGCTTTGTTGCGTCCGAGTTTTATGATATATACTATCGTTTTTTTCATAAAATACAATCAGCTAATATACGGCAGAGCTGCCAGCTGATGTTTGTGGCAACAAATGGTTCTGTATTTCATGCCCAGGTAGAAGGCATTGGTGTTAAAGCATTATCCAAATGCTATGTTGCTATTGTTGATATTACCGAAAGGATAGAGAGCGAACAAAACCTTTCGGAAACCAAAGAACGTTTAGAACTGGCTCTAGCAGCTTCGGCAGCCGGTACCTGGGAGCTAGACGTAAATACAATGCATTTTAGCCTGGATGAAGCCAATTGCCGCTTATGCCACGTAAAAGAAGATCAGTTTGGTAACACCTACCAGGCTTTTATTCAATTGGTACATCCTGAAGATCAGTTGATGGTTGATCAGCATTTCCGGACGGCTTTGATTCACGATAGCGAAGTTGACCTGGTGTGTCGGTTTCTGCATGATGAAGGGCAAGTGTGTTTTGCCAACATCAGGGGGCATATTGCTATTAAGCCGAACGATAAAAAAGGCTTTATCGGCATCATGGTAGATATTACGGATAAAAAGCATATGGAAGAAGAAGCGGCTGCCTCGAAACAGCGGCAACAGCGCGATATTACCATTGCTACCCTGCATGCTGAAGAGAACGAACGCAAGCGCATTAGCGATGCCCTGCATGATAGTGTAAGCCAGTTGTTGTACGGTATTAAAATTCAGATGAATGAGTTAAATAATACGCAAACGCCGCCTGCAATTTATAATCGTATTAATGATTTACTGAATGTAGCTATACAGGAAACACGAAATATATCATTCGAGCTGGCCCCTGCTATTCTAAATGATTTTGGCTTGCCTGCTACTATCGAAGAATTGACTAAAAGATTATCATCATCAGGTTTAAAAATACAGCACTTAACAGTTGGCTTTAACCGGCGGTTTGATTTACTATTAGAAACCAGCATTTTCCGCATTATACAAGAGCTGGTAAACAATTGCATGAAACACTCCGGTGCCGACCTGGTTTATATTGAAGTAAGGAAAAACAAGCACATTAACATTATTGTAAAAGATAATGATACGGGGTTCAATGTAAAAGAACAGGAGAGGCAACCCCGTGGAGCAGGTTTAAGCAGTATTAAAAATAGACTCAGTTTATATAATGGTACTATGCAGATAGACTCGGTTCCGGAACAAGGAACTATGGTAAAAATCAAACTGGTGGTTTGATTTTTACCATTACCATTACCATTACCATTATATGAGTGATTTAAAAAATATTATTGTTATAGGAGCATCGGCGGGCGGTTTAGCAGCTATTAAAGAGCTGTTGGCTATAGTGCCCGAAAATATGCCCGTAGCTATATTCATTGTAATGCATGTGGCGAAAGTATCATCGCCTCAAATTATAAAAACGATACTCGAAAAACATACTTCTTATAACTTTTGTATTCCGGAAGACGGGGAAACCATACGGGAAGGAACTATTTATTTTGCACCACCTGATGTGCACATGCTGATAAAGCCTGAACAAATACGCTTGATTAACGCGCCGCACGAAAACCGTTGGCGCCCATCTATTGATGTGCTTTTCCGGTCGGCTGCGGTAGCCTTTAATGCACGGGCTATCGGTATTATATTAACCGGCCTATTGGATGATGGTACTTCGGGCATGCAGGCTGTTAAGCGCAGCGGCGGTATTTGTATGGTGCAGGAACCGGTTGATGCAGAATTTCCAGACATGCCGGTTAGCGTATTAAACAATGTAGATGTAGATTACCGGGTACCTGTAGCCGAAATGGGTTATGTTTTAGCCGATATTTTTTCTAAACCTGCGGCATCGCCCGCTCCGGTACCTGAAGATATTAGGATAGAATCAGAAATAACAGAACGTATGACCAGTAATATAACTGACCTGGAAAAAATCGGTACGCACAGCAATTACGTATGCCCGGATTGTGGGGGAGGGCTCTGGCAAATTAAAAATGAAAACGGTTTGCGTTACCGTTGCTATACCGGCCACGTATATACCGCAAACTTGCTGCTGGAAAAGCAAAATGAATCGCTCGAGGAATCGTTGTGGGTTTCAATACGGATGATGGAAGAACGCCGTAACCTGCAATTAAACATGGCCTCGCAACAAAATGGCAAGGATAATAATATTCAGAAAGATCTGATAACAAAAGCTGAGGAGTTACGTATCCATATTGAACGGCTAAAAGAATTACTGATTTCTGTACATAACAATGCTTCAACTACGGATGAAGGATATTTGTAAATATCTGATTAAACCTCTGCTGGTAGAGTTAGTCAAAAACCCATTCTGCCTGCCTGCAATTTTAATGAATATAAGCTTATGATTAATATTATCCTGGCCGAAGATCATAACATTGTCAGAGACGGCTTGAAGTCGGTACTGCATGATGGGCAAGATTTTGCTATTGTAGCGGAAGCCCGCAACGGTAAAGAAGTGATTGATTTTCTGGAAAGCGGCGGCCAGGCTGATATTCTGCTTACCGATATGACCATGCCTGTAATGGGCGGCCTGGAGCTAACCGAAAAGGTTACTCAAAGTTATGCTTCTGTTAGCGTGGTAGTTTTAAGTGCACTTGATCATGAAAAATATGTAATGCAGGTTTTTAAAGCGGGAGCAGCCGCTTACCTGCTGAAAAGCGTAAGCACCGAAGAGTTGCATTTTGCCATTAAGCATGTACAAGCTAATGGTAAGTACATTTGCTCGGAGCTTACCATGCGCTTTTTGGAGCGCATGATGGCCATGCCTGAGCCAGTTCCTTTGGAGATGGCTGCGGATGCCCAGTTTACCAGCCGTGAGATAGAGGTGTTGCAATTGATTGCCGATGGCTATACCAATCAGGAAATAGCCGATACACTGTTTACCAGCAAGCGCACCGTTGAAGGGCACCGCCAAGCCCTTATTGATAAAACGGGAGCTCGTAATACCCCCGCCCTTATTAAACTTGCTCTCCTGAATGGTATGATTAGTTAGGCTTATACATATTAAATTTAACTATTAATTTAAAATTAGGTATTTCCCGTATGCCTTTCTGGTGTTTTTACGTATAGAGTAGAAAAATACAAGCAGGTACCTTAGCTATAAATTACAACCAATAGCTATGAGTACTTTGCTAACCCCCATTTTACTGAATTTTCTAATTACTCAGGGTTATAGCTTTTGCCTCTCCAAAACGCAATGTGTTGAGGCTCATGATTTTGAAACCCTAATTACCCTGAAGCCGGTAAAATACCGGCCCGCTACCCGGCACCTGCCGCTGGGCTTTGACACTTACTTCTCATTAAACCAGGAACCCCGCCAAATGGCCGAGGGCCTGATGGATACCTTGGTTATGGTGGATATACATCCGCTGGAGTTGAGAGATTACATTGGCTATTTCAGAAATAATATTAACTAATACAATGAGGAAGATTTTAATTCTGGACGATGATGCAGATATACTGGATGTGATGCAGGAAGCCTTGCAGTACGAAGGGTTTGAAGTGGCGGTAGCATCAGGTACTGATAATATCTTTTCATTACTGAACAAGCATCAGCCCGATTTGCTGATGGTTGATTACATTTTAAACGGCATTAACGGCGGCGAGCTTTGCCATCAGGTAAAAGCCGACCAGCATACCCGCCAGTTGCCGGTTATTATTGTATCAGCCTACCCCAAAGTTTTCAAATCATTAGGTTATTACGGCTGCAATGCCTTTATGCCCAAGCCTTTTGATCTGGACGAACTCACCAGCACTATTACAAATCTTATTAATACATCATCTTATTCTATTACTATTTAAGCTACAAATCATGTTACTAAATAATACAGGCATCAACAAAGTGTTTTTGGTAGGGCAAATTGAAAAAGAACCCCGTTTACACAAAAATCAGGATAAAGAAGATGAGCTCTATTTTACGCTGGCTACCACCGAACAGATAAAAAAAGGGAATGATTACATAGAGCACATTGAGCTGCATTCGGTTAAAGTACCGGTAACTCATTCGTGCATGAGTAATGTAACGCTTACCAAAGGTCAGCTGCTGCACGTTGCCGGCAAAATACAAACCAAAATGTGGGTAGATGACCTAAAGGTAAAACGTTACAAAACCGAAA
This region includes:
- a CDS encoding PAS domain-containing sensor histidine kinase, translated to MESEHKNDGQTAFNKLRTKAELVLNSGNFEDIGLEGKDIKLLFQELQVHQIELEMQNDEMRIANENLELEQMKLIGMYDLAPVGYFVLDRSGIIEEVNNAGMALLNTQGKGTLKGKRLQSFVASEFYDIYYRFFHKIQSANIRQSCQLMFVATNGSVFHAQVEGIGVKALSKCYVAIVDITERIESEQNLSETKERLELALAASAAGTWELDVNTMHFSLDEANCRLCHVKEDQFGNTYQAFIQLVHPEDQLMVDQHFRTALIHDSEVDLVCRFLHDEGQVCFANIRGHIAIKPNDKKGFIGIMVDITDKKHMEEEAAASKQRQQRDITIATLHAEENERKRISDALHDSVSQLLYGIKIQMNELNNTQTPPAIYNRINDLLNVAIQETRNISFELAPAILNDFGLPATIEELTKRLSSSGLKIQHLTVGFNRRFDLLLETSIFRIIQELVNNCMKHSGADLVYIEVRKNKHINIIVKDNDTGFNVKEQERQPRGAGLSSIKNRLSLYNGTMQIDSVPEQGTMVKIKLVV
- a CDS encoding chemotaxis protein CheB — encoded protein: MSDLKNIIVIGASAGGLAAIKELLAIVPENMPVAIFIVMHVAKVSSPQIIKTILEKHTSYNFCIPEDGETIREGTIYFAPPDVHMLIKPEQIRLINAPHENRWRPSIDVLFRSAAVAFNARAIGIILTGLLDDGTSGMQAVKRSGGICMVQEPVDAEFPDMPVSVLNNVDVDYRVPVAEMGYVLADIFSKPAASPAPVPEDIRIESEITERMTSNITDLEKIGTHSNYVCPDCGGGLWQIKNENGLRYRCYTGHVYTANLLLEKQNESLEESLWVSIRMMEERRNLQLNMASQQNGKDNNIQKDLITKAEELRIHIERLKELLISVHNNASTTDEGYL
- a CDS encoding response regulator transcription factor, with amino-acid sequence MINIILAEDHNIVRDGLKSVLHDGQDFAIVAEARNGKEVIDFLESGGQADILLTDMTMPVMGGLELTEKVTQSYASVSVVVLSALDHEKYVMQVFKAGAAAYLLKSVSTEELHFAIKHVQANGKYICSELTMRFLERMMAMPEPVPLEMAADAQFTSREIEVLQLIADGYTNQEIADTLFTSKRTVEGHRQALIDKTGARNTPALIKLALLNGMIS
- a CDS encoding response regulator, with translation MRKILILDDDADILDVMQEALQYEGFEVAVASGTDNIFSLLNKHQPDLLMVDYILNGINGGELCHQVKADQHTRQLPVIIVSAYPKVFKSLGYYGCNAFMPKPFDLDELTSTITNLINTSSYSITI
- the ssb gene encoding single-stranded DNA-binding protein yields the protein MLLNNTGINKVFLVGQIEKEPRLHKNQDKEDELYFTLATTEQIKKGNDYIEHIELHSVKVPVTHSCMSNVTLTKGQLLHVAGKIQTKMWVDDLKVKRYKTEILVLQLEVLTTTPVPTY